A genomic stretch from Mya arenaria isolate MELC-2E11 chromosome 10, ASM2691426v1 includes:
- the LOC128206915 gene encoding interferon alpha-inducible protein 27-like protein 2, whose translation MDPRVLFFAGLLLTGSVPSCNARRSGDDDSWFSLTNLVMGGVAGIGAVVAAPVVLGAAGFGAAGVAAGSLAAAVQGPAVVSGSAFALAQSAGAAGLGVGAKAALFMGGAAAGSAASKKNDDE comes from the exons ATGGATCCGAGGGTTTTATTCTTTGCTGGACTTTTATTAACAGGGAGTGTGCCTTCCTGTAATGCTCGACGCTCCGGCGATG ATGACTCTTGGTTCAGCCTGACGAATCTTGTCATGGGCGGCGTTGCTGGGATAGGTGCCGTTGTTGCGGCACCCGTTGTGCTAGGGGCAGCTGGGTTTGGAGCCGCTGGTGTTGCGGCCGGATCGTTGGCGGCTGCCGTTCAG gGACCAGCAGTTGTTTCTGGGAGTGCATTTGCGCTTGCGCAAAGTGCAGGTGCGGCTGGTCTTGGAGTCGGGGCTAAGGCCGCATTGTTTATGGGAGGGGCGGCTGCTGGGTCTGCAGCCAGCAAGAAGAACGATGATGAATAA
- the LOC128206853 gene encoding interferon alpha-inducible protein 27-like protein 2A: protein MPGLGRVAFGVAAGVATLAGAPVALGALGFGSAGVVAGSIAAGIQGPAVVSGSYFALAQSAGAAGLAVGTQAALFVGGAIAGVLGSL, encoded by the exons ATGCCAG GACTTGGGAGAGTAGCGTTTGGCGTCGCAGCGGGTGTTGCAACACTGGCTGGTGCCCCTGTCGCTTTAGGCGCCCTCGGGTTTGGATCTGCCGGTGTCGTTGCTGGGTCTATCGCGGCTGGCATTCAG GGACCAGCCGTCGTATCCGGAAGTTACTTTGCACTTGCGCAGAGCGCCGGAGCAGCGGGCCTAGCTGTCGGGACACAGGCTGCCTTGTTTGTAGGTGGGGCGATTGCAGGTGTTTTGGGCAGTTTATAA